The following proteins are co-located in the Clostridiales bacterium genome:
- a CDS encoding alanine/ornithine racemase family PLP-dependent enzyme, producing MSNSEIRYPLVELDLKKFRNNVDQAVERCGKLGIGLAGVIKGFTGIPQAAKEFADAGVDFIASSRLEQIQAAMDYGIKATYMLIRVPMLSEASEAVRLTDISLNSEVTVLKALNEEALKQGKIHKVLLMVDLGDLREGFWDKKELLDTAVMVEKELDGLYLSGIGTNLGCYGSILATPEKMNELIADAEMIEEAIGRKLDLISGGATTSFPMVLNGTMPKRINNLRMGEGIILAKDLKDLFKLDMSFMYQDAFTLKAQIIELKNKPSYPVGQLSFDAFGNVGTYEDRGIRKRALLGLGKVDVAYPDMIYPRDRGVEVLGASSDHLILDVEDAQREYKVGDIVEFDLCYATLVFVTNFPNVRIVCK from the coding sequence ATGAGTAATTCAGAAATCAGGTACCCTTTGGTTGAACTTGATTTGAAAAAATTCAGAAACAACGTCGACCAGGCGGTAGAGCGCTGTGGAAAACTAGGTATCGGGCTTGCGGGAGTGATCAAGGGTTTTACCGGTATCCCTCAGGCAGCAAAAGAGTTTGCCGATGCGGGAGTGGACTTTATTGCATCTTCCCGCTTGGAGCAGATTCAGGCTGCGATGGATTATGGGATTAAAGCGACTTATATGTTAATCCGCGTGCCAATGCTGAGTGAGGCCTCCGAGGCTGTACGTCTGACAGATATCAGTCTCAACAGCGAGGTTACGGTTCTCAAGGCACTCAATGAGGAAGCCTTGAAGCAGGGGAAGATACATAAGGTTCTCCTGATGGTGGATCTGGGGGATCTTCGGGAAGGCTTCTGGGACAAAAAGGAGCTATTAGATACTGCGGTGATGGTTGAAAAAGAGCTGGATGGTCTGTATCTTTCCGGGATTGGTACCAATCTTGGCTGTTATGGATCAATCCTTGCGACTCCAGAAAAAATGAATGAACTGATTGCAGATGCTGAGATGATCGAAGAAGCCATCGGGAGAAAGCTTGATCTCATATCAGGAGGAGCTACCACATCGTTTCCCATGGTGCTTAATGGCACCATGCCGAAAAGAATTAACAATCTTCGCATGGGAGAAGGAATTATTCTGGCGAAGGATCTGAAAGATCTCTTTAAACTGGATATGAGCTTCATGTATCAGGACGCTTTCACATTGAAAGCGCAGATCATTGAACTCAAGAATAAGCCCAGCTATCCGGTAGGGCAGCTTTCCTTTGATGCCTTTGGTAACGTAGGAACTTATGAAGACCGGGGAATTAGAAAAAGGGCATTGCTTGGTCTCGGAAAGGTTGACGTTGCATATCCGGATATGATTTATCCCCGAGATAGAGGAGTTGAAGTACTGGGCGCCAGCAGTGACCACTTGATTCTTGATGTTGAGGATGCCCAGCGGGAATACAAAGTGGGAGATATCGTTGAATTCGATCTTTGCTATGCTACCTTGGTGTTTGTTACCAATTTCCCCAATGTAAGAATCGTCTGCAAATAA
- a CDS encoding long-chain fatty acid--CoA ligase: MEYAVKRVEDIKNSKDKYILYRDIRPIIDLKQMLESSVELYGDNIAFHVKDKVGGPYRGITYREAKRDVDALGTAFCSMGLKGKSISIIGDNRYEWAISYLAAVCGTGVVVPLDKELGASELEQLIKEADVECIIYTQKYEKIFQGIKERGETRLQFLVNMDAAVSDEQRLSLREITEAGKVLLDNGNRDFVDAQIERDSMSIILFTSGTTGIAKGVMLSHGNIVEDLMASPTLLEVTPQDVFFSVLPIHHTYECTCGFLMPLYRGASIAYCEGLKYIVKNLSEARPTIFLGVPLIFESLYKKIWQNAKKSGKANTLKKVIAINKKTKKIGIDLAPIFFKQIQALFGCRMKVLICGGAAIDPDVLQGIRDFGVNALQGYGLTECAPICALNPDQYPKNDAAGYAPPGFRLKIHEPDPETGIGEICAGGGNIMLGYYNNPEATADVLRDGWFHTGDLGYLDKDNFVHITGRIKNVIITKNGKNVYPEELENHLGKIPYVQECLVWGKNSEETGETLIFASIRADYDEVKEALGENYSEEDVAALIWKEIDVLNTQLPFFMRIKKIDIRKEEFEKTTGKKIKRFVDANKGIQ, from the coding sequence ATGGAGTATGCTGTCAAGCGGGTTGAAGATATTAAGAACAGCAAGGATAAGTATATCCTTTATCGGGATATCAGACCGATCATAGATTTAAAACAGATGCTCGAATCCAGCGTTGAATTATATGGTGACAACATTGCGTTTCATGTGAAGGACAAGGTGGGAGGCCCTTATCGCGGGATCACCTACAGAGAAGCAAAGAGAGACGTGGATGCTCTTGGAACGGCTTTTTGCTCCATGGGGCTCAAGGGGAAAAGCATTTCCATCATTGGGGACAATCGTTACGAATGGGCGATTTCCTACCTGGCTGCTGTCTGCGGAACAGGTGTTGTGGTACCGCTGGACAAAGAACTGGGAGCTTCTGAGCTTGAACAGCTGATCAAGGAAGCAGATGTAGAGTGCATTATTTACACACAGAAATATGAAAAGATTTTCCAGGGCATTAAGGAGCGTGGAGAAACGAGACTCCAGTTCCTGGTCAATATGGATGCGGCCGTCAGTGACGAGCAGCGGCTCTCGCTAAGGGAAATCACCGAAGCAGGAAAAGTTCTTTTAGATAATGGGAATAGAGATTTTGTAGATGCGCAGATTGAAAGAGATTCTATGAGCATCATCCTGTTTACCTCTGGTACAACGGGAATCGCCAAGGGAGTTATGCTGTCCCACGGCAACATTGTTGAGGATCTGATGGCATCCCCGACCCTGCTTGAGGTTACTCCACAGGATGTATTCTTCTCGGTTCTTCCCATTCATCATACGTACGAATGCACCTGCGGCTTCCTGATGCCTTTATATCGAGGCGCATCCATCGCTTATTGCGAGGGATTAAAATATATTGTCAAAAATCTCTCGGAGGCAAGACCAACGATCTTTTTAGGGGTTCCATTGATCTTCGAGAGTCTGTATAAAAAAATATGGCAGAATGCAAAGAAATCAGGCAAGGCGAATACCTTGAAGAAGGTCATTGCCATCAATAAAAAGACAAAGAAAATTGGCATTGATTTAGCGCCGATCTTCTTTAAACAGATACAGGCACTCTTTGGCTGCAGAATGAAGGTTTTGATCTGCGGCGGAGCAGCCATCGACCCTGATGTTCTGCAGGGAATCCGTGATTTCGGGGTCAATGCACTTCAGGGTTACGGCCTGACAGAGTGTGCACCCATCTGTGCGTTAAATCCGGATCAGTATCCCAAAAACGATGCGGCAGGGTATGCACCTCCCGGCTTCCGCCTGAAAATTCATGAACCAGACCCGGAAACTGGCATTGGGGAAATCTGTGCCGGCGGCGGCAACATTATGCTGGGTTATTACAATAATCCGGAAGCCACAGCAGATGTTCTCCGGGATGGATGGTTCCATACTGGAGATTTGGGTTATCTTGACAAGGACAACTTCGTTCATATCACGGGCCGGATTAAGAATGTAATTATCACAAAGAACGGCAAGAATGTTTATCCGGAAGAGCTTGAAAACCATCTGGGCAAGATTCCATATGTGCAGGAATGCCTGGTATGGGGAAAGAATAGCGAGGAAACGGGAGAAACACTGATTTTCGCCAGCATCAGGGCAGATTATGATGAGGTCAAAGAAGCTTTGGGTGAGAACTACAGTGAAGAGGATGTTGCTGCATTGATTTGGAAAGAGATCGATGTGCTGAATACCCAACTTCCATTCTTCATGCGAATCAAAAAAATCGATATCCGTAAGGAGGAGTTCGAAAAGACCACAGGAAAGAAGATAAAACGCTTTGTCGATGCAAATAAAGGAATTCAATAG
- the zupT gene encoding zinc transporter ZupT, producing MDIAHSDFLFAFGLTVFAGLSTGIGSLLSLLTNKTNTKFLSIALGFSAGVMIYVSMIEIFKKANDALSLEFGVKTGTIVTTLSFFGGMFLIALIDKIIPSSENPHEAHTVEEMDGNSEHHRNRLKRMGVFTALAIGIHNFPEGLATFAAALADPNLGIPIAAAVAIHNIPEGIAVAVPIFYATGSRKRAFKLSFLSGLSEPAGALIGYLLLFRYFSDITFGIIFAAVAGIMVFISLDELLPSAREYGEHHLSMYGLVFGMIVMAASLILFL from the coding sequence ATGGACATTGCACATTCTGATTTTCTATTTGCCTTTGGACTGACTGTCTTTGCAGGACTCTCTACAGGAATAGGAAGCTTACTGTCTCTGCTCACAAACAAAACCAACACCAAGTTTTTATCCATAGCCCTTGGCTTTTCGGCAGGGGTCATGATTTATGTTTCTATGATTGAAATATTTAAAAAAGCAAACGACGCTTTGAGCCTAGAGTTTGGGGTTAAGACTGGAACGATTGTAACAACTCTCAGCTTTTTCGGTGGAATGTTTCTCATTGCTCTGATTGATAAGATAATCCCTTCTAGTGAAAATCCACATGAGGCACATACCGTAGAGGAAATGGACGGAAACAGCGAGCATCACAGGAATCGACTAAAACGTATGGGCGTATTTACCGCTCTTGCCATTGGAATTCATAACTTTCCTGAAGGGCTGGCAACCTTTGCCGCTGCCCTTGCAGATCCCAATCTTGGAATTCCCATTGCTGCTGCAGTTGCGATTCATAACATTCCGGAAGGAATTGCCGTTGCTGTTCCTATATTCTACGCTACAGGCAGTCGAAAAAGAGCGTTTAAACTCTCCTTTCTTTCCGGCCTGTCCGAACCGGCAGGGGCACTCATCGGCTACCTCCTGCTCTTCCGGTATTTCAGTGACATAACCTTCGGCATCATTTTCGCAGCAGTAGCAGGAATCATGGTCTTTATCTCGCTGGATGAGCTCCTCCCTTCTGCAAGAGAGTATGGAGAGCATCATCTTTCCATGTATGGGCTAGTATTTGGCATGATTGTCATGGCAGCAAGTTTGATCTTGTTTCTGTAG
- a CDS encoding DUF523 domain-containing protein, which produces MNERMEDKRSKKIVFVSSCLLNTNNKVMGLARYPGLCKEVFDTLYRHNLGIMQMQCPETLYLGIQRWWATKNLYDNVGFRKHCRELAVQVADYIESYVQVGYETAAILSCDGSPTCGVTLTSWDENWGGCPVALNYNDALVAGEGVYIEELRKELEERGLPLPPFYGLALDDESADMDEILSKFELFIKGACSKNKQ; this is translated from the coding sequence ATGAACGAAAGAATGGAAGACAAAAGAAGTAAAAAAATAGTTTTTGTATCAAGCTGCTTATTGAACACCAACAATAAGGTCATGGGGCTTGCGAGATATCCGGGCCTATGCAAAGAAGTATTTGACACCCTGTATCGGCACAACCTTGGAATTATGCAAATGCAATGTCCGGAAACCCTTTACTTGGGGATTCAGCGCTGGTGGGCAACAAAAAATCTTTATGACAATGTGGGCTTTCGAAAACATTGCAGGGAGTTGGCCGTACAAGTTGCAGACTATATAGAGTCCTATGTCCAGGTAGGGTACGAGACTGCAGCAATCCTTAGCTGCGACGGCTCACCTACCTGCGGGGTAACCCTTACCAGTTGGGATGAAAACTGGGGTGGTTGTCCCGTTGCTTTAAATTACAATGACGCGCTTGTTGCAGGAGAAGGAGTCTACATTGAGGAACTGAGAAAAGAACTTGAGGAGAGGGGGCTTCCGCTGCCACCGTTTTATGGTCTCGCACTAGATGATGAATCCGCTGATATGGACGAAATTCTATCAAAGTTTGAGCTGTTTATAAAAGGTGCCTGCAGCAAAAACAAACAGTAA